GCGATCTCGCCACCGCCCAGAAATACATCCGAATTTCCGGAACAGCGACCGCAGATGCACTCCGGCAAGCGCATCACCGATAACTAACAGTCTACTCACGATTCATATAGCCTCTGCTGAATAGAGGGCGCGTCTACAGCACAACCACGTCGGTTGTCTCGGTATGAATCATGCAATAATCGTCGGCGGTCAAACTGTTCTGCTGAAAGTCACAATGAGTTACAATTTCAGCCAGTAATTCAACGCGTGGACGCCATCCAGAAGTCCCGGTTGTCCTTTTCACTCGCTTGGCAGACTCGCAATAATCGATTCGGTGAGAGCCGGCTCTAGTCCAGTGTCCCGGTATCCCGCTGCGAGATTAACGTCGACAGCCCAATACTGGCCGTCGCCATCTTTGACCAAGTCAACCCCGACACCCCGAAGGTCAAATCGTTCAACAAGTTCTCGGAGCGACGCTGCAAGTGCTGGCCTGATCTCTATCTGCCCGATGAATTGTTTCTCCCCGTAAAGCTTCGAGCTGACGCGCCGCCCCGCGACGTGTATTTCTGACCCGTCGTTGACGGCATAATACTTGTAATCGACTGGTTCCGTCGGAATCAGTTCCTGATAGAAATCTCCCTCGCCGTTGAGTTCGGGTTCGTCGTTCCAGATGTAGTAGCCTTTAGCGACGTACTCGCCATCGGGTTTCTCGAAAGAGACTTCAGGTGTGAGAAATCCCATCTCCGAAAGCGCTCGAAGACCGACAAGCCGTGAACTGAACAAAATCACCGCCTGCAAGTTGTTCCACAGCACTATCCCCGTCCGTCGAGCATGCCTGAGAGTTGGGAGTGCACTCGGGAGTGTCTTCTTGTTAACAATCAACGAGAGGTCGGCGATCTGTTCTGGTGAGAGGGGTGATTGGGGATGGAAGAATCGAACCTGAAAGCCTGCACTCCGAAGACGCTCGGCTACGTCGCTGAACACCGGCTTGTGCTTTTGACACAGGATACCGATGCCGTGATTACGTTCCATACGGCTCTACAGTGGTGTTCAAGCGCGAATTTGAATAGCATTCGGGTGTGTAGCGATTTCAGTAACAGACATCATGAATGGGGGGATGGCCCAACAGGTGTGAACACACTGGCCAGTCCTATCCACTCAATACGGCGGGCGAATTTATGCGTGCAGGCTGTGTACCATTTCCTGTATGCCTGAAGAAGTCCTGTTCAAATCAGAGAACGACCAGAGCCGAGAAGAGATTGCATCGTACCTTCGGAAAGTCGCGGACAATCTCGACAGCGGCAACGCTATCACCCTGAAAGCAGGCTCTGAATCTGTAACGCTGAATCCCCCTGCCCGACCGACCTTCGAAGTCAAAGCTGAACGCGAAGGCCCGGCTGGCAATATGACTGAACGAAGTATCGAGTTTGAACTCGAATGGGACGAGAACGACGGTGAGGAGGGTGACGGAAGTGGTCAGTTAGAAATTGAGTAGTCACTCCGCGCGCACGCTGAGCAGGTGATTCAGGGGAACAGGTCTGGAACAAATGTAGCCTCTGTGCTGATTTCACCCTCCGAGTCGGTCACGCGCTTTCTGATAGAAATCGGGAAGGTAATTCAGCGAGTGCTGAATAGAACGCGCGAATGTCGCACGGTACTCCACAGAAATTGTGACGGGCCGAATCGCTTAGTACAGAGGAAGGGAAGGGGTTACCATTGAATCGGTCGCCATCAGTCCTCTATCATAACCGCAAACTGGAACTTCTCGAATGGCCGAATTACCTCGATGAACTCGCCGGGATCAACCGGTTTTCGAGGATTCCATCTTCGTTAGCATCTTCATTGAGATCACGAGATTCGATGAAGTTTTCACTCATTCCAGACAGAACGATCACTGGAACATGAGGGCGCGTCTTGTATCGTTCGCGTCGGTGCGCACTTGCAAGGTGGGATTGTATTCCATCGAACGTCAACCATCTACCCATGAGCGACCGCAGCCGAGAGCAAGGCGTCGATCTGGGCGACCTCCATGAGAAGCTCGAAACTCACGAGTACCCGGCGAGCAAGGAGGACCTGCTCGAGGCCTACAGGGATCACGAACTCGAGTTCGGCGACGGACGGGCGACGTTCGCCGACCTCCTCGAACCGCTCAATCAGGGCATCTACGACTCCGAGATGGAGGTCAAACAGACGATCATGAACATGGTCGGCGACGAGGCGATCGGACGCAAGAACTACAGCGACCGAACGCCGCCCGCCCCCGGCGAGGACCGCCAGGACGAAGGTGCACCCGATCAGGAGGGTCTGCGCCATCAAGAG
The Natrinema sp. HArc-T2 genome window above contains:
- a CDS encoding amphi-Trp domain-containing protein, with the protein product MPEEVLFKSENDQSREEIASYLRKVADNLDSGNAITLKAGSESVTLNPPARPTFEVKAEREGPAGNMTERSIEFELEWDENDGEEGDGSGQLEIE